A single Gambusia affinis linkage group LG22, SWU_Gaff_1.0, whole genome shotgun sequence DNA region contains:
- the scara3 gene encoding scavenger receptor class A member 3 isoform X1, translating into MKDNNGGYENQLFKDEDFMGEEEEMPSFRGRSRVGCVRCQQSHSLQLAVKVLYGFVAFLIITVAVLASLVFKKVDNLSEEESAHNKKIAKVQEGIEDLRSVSNSSDCLDVSFYSEEISRLKREFEDIQKMILGQEQFLDQASQTQTTIKATSNQLTVGVQNHLMSLKLLNQSLERFTNQVQGWKEVIDETEEKMKTLTEDQYDVKATAQQINTTVALSTMWIDALQKKADEETAVLQTLTSSLQNYTRVLSAIKSNTSNTSQRMRSLQNTVIIDQQKMAMFSDVIHDLTQQVMNLQMQLDNVTSLMDENEENMHDLQYHSRYYENRTGERFSALDGRLNSIEMEIETIASSINATVSHVQSMYKYINVESSSCKGRLGRHTEDLQNMNTTVFLLLNLASTLKQQNMLLNVRLDMDVRNLSMVMEEMKLVDVFHSNLINNFTILKGAPGPPGAKGNRGETGPKGPMGLTGSKGDRGPIGGRGTIGVKGALGVRGSPGEQGPIGSRGPPGLKGAKGSIGLPGPKGERGQKGDLGPSGSDGIPGVEGPPGIQGHVGLPGITGPPGARGKPGPTGPPGPPGTPGLPGLPYRHEPQQQTVTPAAGSKRQ; encoded by the exons ATGAAAG ACAACAACGGTGGATACGAGAACCAGCTATTCAAAG ATGAGGACTTCatgggagaggaggaagaaatgcCTTCATTTAGAG GTCGTTCAAGAGTTGGCTGTGTGAGATGCCAGCAAAGTCACTCTCTCCAGCTGGCTGTCAAAGTCCTCTATGGTTTTGTTGCTTTCCTCATCATAACTGTTGCAGTTCTGGCATCACTAG TGTTCAAAAAGGTGGACAATTTGTCTGAAGAGGAATCGGCACACAACAAGAAGATTGCTAAAGTTCAAGAAGGAATAGAGG ATCTGAGGTCTGTGTCGAACAGTTCAGACTGCCTGGATGTCTCATTTTACAGTGAAGAGATCAGCAGGCTAAAGAGAGAATTTGAAGACATTCAGAAGATGATACTGGGTCAAGAGCAG TTTCTGGATCAGGCATCCCAAACCCAAACCACCATAAAAGCAACAAGCAATCAGCTAACAGTGGGAGTCCAAAACCACCTCATGTCGCTCAAACTCCTCAACCAATCTCTGGAGAGATTCACCAATCAGGTGCAGGGTTGGAAGGAGGTGATtgatgaaacagaagaaaagatgaaaactttAACGGAGGATCAGTACGACGTAAAAGCAACGGCGCAACAAATCAACACAACAGTAGCACTCAG CACAATGTGGATCGATGCCCTCCAAAAAAAAGCAGACGAAGAGACTGCCGTCCTACAGACGTTGACGAGTAGTTTGCAGAACTACACTCGAGTTTTGAGCGCGATCAAATCCAACACCAGCAACACCTCCCAAAGAATGCGCTCCCTTCAGAACACAGTCATAATAGACCAGCAGAAAATGGCAATGTTCTCGGATGTGATCCACGACCTCACACAACAG GTTATGAACCTCCAGATGCAGCTTGACAACGTGACGTCGCTAATGGATGAAAACGAGGAGAACATGCATGATCTTCAGTATCACTCCAG gtACTACGAGAATCGGACCGGTGAGCGTTTCTCAGCTTTAGATGGCCGTCTGAACTCCATCGAGATGGAGATTGAAACCATCGCCTCAAGCATCAACGCCACGGTCAGCCACGTCCAGAGCATGTACAAGTACATCAACGTGGAGAGCTCCTCCTGCAAGGGTCGCCTGGGCAGACACACCGAAGACCTGCAG AACATGAACACCACCGTTTTCTTACTTCTCAACTTGGCCAGCACTCTGAAGCAGCAGAACATGCTGCTGAATGTTCGGCTGGACATGGATGTGAGGAATCTGTCCATGGTGATGGAGGAGATGAAGCTGGTTGATGTTTTTCACTCCAACCTCATAAATAATTTCACTATTCTTAAAG gcGCTCCTGGGCCACCTGGGGCCAAAGGAAACCGTGGTGAGACTGGCCCAAAAGGACCCATGGGCCTTACTGGCAGTAAAGGCGACAGAGGCCCTATAGGAGGCCGTGGAACCATTGGCGTGAAGGGTGCACTTGGTGTTAGAGGATCACCAGGAGAACAGGGCCCTATTGGCAGCAGAGGGCCCCCAGGTCTAAAAGGAGCCAAGGGGTCAATCGGTCTTCCAGGCCCCAAAGGGGAAAGGGGCCAAAAGGGGGATTTGGGGccctctggttctgatggcATCCCTGGAGTTGAAGGACCTCCAGGAATCCAGGGCCATGTAGGACTACCAGGTAtcaccggacctccaggagcGAGAGGAAAACCTGGGCCAACAGGACCACCTGGACCACCAGGTACACCTGGACTTCCTGGCTTACCGTACAGGCATGAGCCTCAGCAACAAACCGTGACACCTGCTGCTGGCTCCAAGAGACAGTAA
- the scara3 gene encoding scavenger receptor class A member 3 isoform X2: MRRRSRVGCVRCQQSHSLQLAVKVLYGFVAFLIITVAVLASLVFKKVDNLSEEESAHNKKIAKVQEGIEDLRSVSNSSDCLDVSFYSEEISRLKREFEDIQKMILGQEQFLDQASQTQTTIKATSNQLTVGVQNHLMSLKLLNQSLERFTNQVQGWKEVIDETEEKMKTLTEDQYDVKATAQQINTTVALSTMWIDALQKKADEETAVLQTLTSSLQNYTRVLSAIKSNTSNTSQRMRSLQNTVIIDQQKMAMFSDVIHDLTQQVMNLQMQLDNVTSLMDENEENMHDLQYHSRYYENRTGERFSALDGRLNSIEMEIETIASSINATVSHVQSMYKYINVESSSCKGRLGRHTEDLQNMNTTVFLLLNLASTLKQQNMLLNVRLDMDVRNLSMVMEEMKLVDVFHSNLINNFTILKGAPGPPGAKGNRGETGPKGPMGLTGSKGDRGPIGGRGTIGVKGALGVRGSPGEQGPIGSRGPPGLKGAKGSIGLPGPKGERGQKGDLGPSGSDGIPGVEGPPGIQGHVGLPGITGPPGARGKPGPTGPPGPPGTPGLPGLPYRHEPQQQTVTPAAGSKRQ; encoded by the exons ATGAGAC GTCGTTCAAGAGTTGGCTGTGTGAGATGCCAGCAAAGTCACTCTCTCCAGCTGGCTGTCAAAGTCCTCTATGGTTTTGTTGCTTTCCTCATCATAACTGTTGCAGTTCTGGCATCACTAG TGTTCAAAAAGGTGGACAATTTGTCTGAAGAGGAATCGGCACACAACAAGAAGATTGCTAAAGTTCAAGAAGGAATAGAGG ATCTGAGGTCTGTGTCGAACAGTTCAGACTGCCTGGATGTCTCATTTTACAGTGAAGAGATCAGCAGGCTAAAGAGAGAATTTGAAGACATTCAGAAGATGATACTGGGTCAAGAGCAG TTTCTGGATCAGGCATCCCAAACCCAAACCACCATAAAAGCAACAAGCAATCAGCTAACAGTGGGAGTCCAAAACCACCTCATGTCGCTCAAACTCCTCAACCAATCTCTGGAGAGATTCACCAATCAGGTGCAGGGTTGGAAGGAGGTGATtgatgaaacagaagaaaagatgaaaactttAACGGAGGATCAGTACGACGTAAAAGCAACGGCGCAACAAATCAACACAACAGTAGCACTCAG CACAATGTGGATCGATGCCCTCCAAAAAAAAGCAGACGAAGAGACTGCCGTCCTACAGACGTTGACGAGTAGTTTGCAGAACTACACTCGAGTTTTGAGCGCGATCAAATCCAACACCAGCAACACCTCCCAAAGAATGCGCTCCCTTCAGAACACAGTCATAATAGACCAGCAGAAAATGGCAATGTTCTCGGATGTGATCCACGACCTCACACAACAG GTTATGAACCTCCAGATGCAGCTTGACAACGTGACGTCGCTAATGGATGAAAACGAGGAGAACATGCATGATCTTCAGTATCACTCCAG gtACTACGAGAATCGGACCGGTGAGCGTTTCTCAGCTTTAGATGGCCGTCTGAACTCCATCGAGATGGAGATTGAAACCATCGCCTCAAGCATCAACGCCACGGTCAGCCACGTCCAGAGCATGTACAAGTACATCAACGTGGAGAGCTCCTCCTGCAAGGGTCGCCTGGGCAGACACACCGAAGACCTGCAG AACATGAACACCACCGTTTTCTTACTTCTCAACTTGGCCAGCACTCTGAAGCAGCAGAACATGCTGCTGAATGTTCGGCTGGACATGGATGTGAGGAATCTGTCCATGGTGATGGAGGAGATGAAGCTGGTTGATGTTTTTCACTCCAACCTCATAAATAATTTCACTATTCTTAAAG gcGCTCCTGGGCCACCTGGGGCCAAAGGAAACCGTGGTGAGACTGGCCCAAAAGGACCCATGGGCCTTACTGGCAGTAAAGGCGACAGAGGCCCTATAGGAGGCCGTGGAACCATTGGCGTGAAGGGTGCACTTGGTGTTAGAGGATCACCAGGAGAACAGGGCCCTATTGGCAGCAGAGGGCCCCCAGGTCTAAAAGGAGCCAAGGGGTCAATCGGTCTTCCAGGCCCCAAAGGGGAAAGGGGCCAAAAGGGGGATTTGGGGccctctggttctgatggcATCCCTGGAGTTGAAGGACCTCCAGGAATCCAGGGCCATGTAGGACTACCAGGTAtcaccggacctccaggagcGAGAGGAAAACCTGGGCCAACAGGACCACCTGGACCACCAGGTACACCTGGACTTCCTGGCTTACCGTACAGGCATGAGCCTCAGCAACAAACCGTGACACCTGCTGCTGGCTCCAAGAGACAGTAA